Proteins co-encoded in one Desulfobulbaceae bacterium genomic window:
- the ispH gene encoding 4-hydroxy-3-methylbut-2-enyl diphosphate reductase, translated as MKVLIAKKAGFCMGVRRAVDLTLDLVNTDDQNISTFGPLIHNPQVMEVLKSKGVGVLDSVPEKATGTVIIRAHGVPPSAKESLLKSGLTVKDATCPRVLRVQAIINKHRKQGKRTIIIGDKNHAEVEGLMGYAGDDCIVVSSEAEAQALELDSPYIVVSQTTQDNQSFEVITQAIVKRFPGGQVFNTICDSTHLRQDEVRKLCLEVEALVVVGGKNSANTTRLGEIAKGLGKEVFLVESEDDLDAAALGKYDQVGITAGASTPTWMINRVVRALEAIPGRSDGKTRPAFFRVIRLLMVTNLYVSLAGSALTYACSLLQGIEPKIENSIIAFFYLFSMHNINRITDHKAKVFNDPSFIRFSGRFKKLLLISSGGFLFLSLGLTAKYGFLPFALLFCMSVFGVLYRIHFIPGFLAAKIKVSRLKEIPGSKTFFVALAWAMTVSLLPVLNASIDLSAAHLMVFAFVLVFVFVRNALFDVFDVQGDRIVGKETLPVLIGADKTLKLLNWLVGILFVYVLASSLLGVMMMPYGILALVGIVYLASFIYMFESGRLSPGVRLEFGLETTIVFFSACVVVGELW; from the coding sequence ATGAAAGTCCTTATTGCTAAAAAAGCCGGTTTTTGTATGGGGGTCAGAAGGGCTGTAGATTTGACTCTTGATCTGGTTAATACCGATGATCAAAATATCTCTACCTTCGGCCCTCTCATCCATAATCCTCAGGTTATGGAAGTTCTTAAATCCAAAGGGGTCGGCGTACTTGATTCAGTTCCTGAAAAGGCCACAGGCACTGTTATTATTCGTGCCCATGGTGTGCCGCCATCTGCTAAAGAGAGTCTGCTTAAGTCTGGCCTTACAGTCAAAGACGCCACCTGTCCCCGCGTCTTGCGAGTTCAGGCCATAATTAACAAACATAGAAAACAGGGCAAACGGACGATAATAATTGGTGATAAAAACCACGCTGAGGTCGAAGGGCTGATGGGTTATGCCGGTGATGACTGCATCGTGGTCAGTTCCGAGGCTGAGGCCCAAGCACTGGAGCTTGATTCCCCGTATATTGTAGTGAGCCAGACGACTCAGGATAATCAATCCTTTGAGGTAATAACCCAGGCAATCGTAAAACGTTTTCCTGGCGGGCAGGTTTTTAATACAATCTGTGACTCTACCCACTTGCGGCAGGATGAGGTCCGCAAACTCTGTCTGGAGGTTGAGGCGCTGGTAGTTGTCGGCGGCAAAAATAGTGCAAACACTACGCGTTTAGGGGAAATTGCCAAGGGTTTGGGTAAGGAAGTTTTCCTGGTTGAATCGGAAGATGATCTTGATGCTGCTGCCCTTGGTAAATACGATCAAGTTGGTATTACAGCCGGTGCCTCAACGCCAACCTGGATGATTAATAGAGTGGTTCGTGCCCTGGAGGCTATACCTGGTCGTAGCGACGGCAAAACCAGACCAGCTTTTTTCAGGGTAATTCGTTTGTTGATGGTGACGAATCTGTATGTCTCTCTGGCTGGGTCGGCCTTAACGTATGCCTGCAGCTTGCTGCAAGGGATTGAACCAAAAATTGAAAACTCGATAATCGCTTTTTTCTATCTGTTTTCCATGCACAATATAAACAGGATTACCGACCATAAGGCAAAAGTTTTCAACGATCCAAGTTTTATACGATTCAGCGGACGCTTTAAAAAACTGCTATTGATTTCATCTGGTGGTTTTTTATTTCTATCTCTTGGGCTTACCGCAAAGTATGGTTTTCTACCTTTTGCTCTCTTGTTCTGTATGAGCGTTTTTGGTGTGCTCTATCGGATTCACTTTATCCCCGGTTTTTTAGCTGCCAAAATTAAAGTTTCGAGGTTAAAGGAGATCCCTGGTTCAAAAACATTTTTTGTCGCTCTTGCCTGGGCTATGACTGTTTCGTTATTGCCTGTGCTTAACGCCTCCATTGATCTCTCGGCAGCCCATTTAATGGTTTTTGCCTTTGTTCTGGTGTTTGTGTTTGTTCGGAATGCACTTTTTGATGTGTTCGACGTGCAAGGGGACAGAATTGTAGGTAAAGAGACCTTGCCAGTGCTTATTGGAGCCGATAAGACCTTGAAGTTGCTCAACTGGCTGGTCGGTATTCTTTTTGTCTATGTACTTGCCTCTTCGTTGTTAGGGGTTATGATGATGCCCTACGGAATACTGGCCCTTGTTGGTATTGTCTATTTAGCATCGTTTATTTATATGTTTGAATCTGGCAGATTGAGTCCTGGTGTGCGGCTGGAGTTTGGATTGGAAACAACAATTGTCTTTTTTTCTGCCTGTGTAGTGGTGGGTGAACTGTGGTGA